aattatttataagaataaaaaatttaatttatcttttaagaatatatatatatatatatatattaatgtcAAGGtgtaaatttataaaatggatgtattattaaatattttaaaaaatataatatataaattaaaaatatattatgtgAAGTATGGGATAGATTTAAACGAATTTCACAATTTGCTTTTTATAATTAGTTTGTTATTTGGATTagtatttttgttttatcttatatttatattattcaaaatatttaaaaaaaaaaagaaaacaaagcaagaaataatattattgttAGGGCCATGTGATAGTGGTAAAACAAcatttttgtttaaattaaaaacagATAAAATATGTAGAACAATTACTTCaatgaaagaaaataaagcttttatttttttaaaaaataaaaaaaaacaaaaatgtaTACAATTTGTTGATTTTCCGGGTCATCCTAAACTATCTcattcattaaataaatattttgatcTTACAAggattattatttatatattagatAGCTCAGATAGACAATCAC
The sequence above is drawn from the Plasmodium relictum strain SGS1 genome assembly, chromosome: 14 genome and encodes:
- a CDS encoding signal recognition particle receptor, beta subunit, putative translates to MDVLLNILKNIIYKLKIYYVKYGIDLNEFHNLLFIISLLFGLVFLFYLIFILFKIFKKKKKTKQEIILLLGPCDSGKTTFLFKLKTDKICRTITSMKENKAFIFLKNKKKQKCIQFVDFPGHPKLSHSLNKYFDLTRIIIYILDSSDRQSLKLVAEKLYELFTNKVIVEKKIPFIIVCNKTDLCNSRPKQVIKEDLEREIEILKMSKYNSLEEDDNDEIENLLGTNSEFFRFEKAPCHIEICSASVKNDCIEEIIEFIEKHF